The genome window attatttatattgataatttttaacaagTTCGTCGCTATGTCGCACATATCTATTCCACAGGTATATTTACGTGGGGATCCCGTCACCAGAGgatggtgacgctcttcttgtcccaattaattaaatatatgacattatatataggatatacgacataaaattattaaaaacacattataccatactttttattaatttatattctagataatatattacattatcctaTATCGTATGATATtggttaaaacattccaagcACATTTGGAATGATTTTTGGCACTTCAAACTATAGTTACAGACTCTGTCATCACTACTTTCCCCCTTacctcactttcaaatatattttcacactgtttactgaacattttaaggatgaaaaaatcactgatgtacCTCTCACAAGTATGgttctcgactaaatgaaagatctgagatatctgccattagatccctcggaatactctaGCTGGAAAGCTTACTGCTTTCcccatttcagaaataaataatcttttctttacaatgAATTGAAGGTGATAAATAATGAATCGAAagcgataaacgatgaattcctgcttgtcgttctatttacgttctgcgtaccggcggtcggatttgggccACGCAGGAAATttagccgaatcacgctgagcgacgaacgtgttaacaGATATAGTTCACTGAAATTGTGATGTTACCTCTTgttctatataaattttccaataccGGCCCGCAGAGGGAAACACGGATACAAGTTTTTCAAAAACTGGCCTTACTTCTGTAATGGGTCTGTTTTGTGCTTCTCTGATAAGGATGCTCCATGCTTCCAAATCATAAGAAGATTCATCTACCGTTTTTTGGGCAcgttgtaatttttcatttccccaatcctataaataaagaagaacaaaCAATCATATAAAATGTACAAGCTAAACGGAGTGTTGTAAAAAGTGAGGTTATAATCACTTCATGAACGCTACCACAATAATACGGAATACTTACAAATTCTGTCTTATCGTCTgtcatttttaattctctgAAACAATTCTAATTTCCTGAAGCAAAAATTCACACGTATTGAAAATCAAATGAAATCAcgtaaatgaaaattgaattagAGCGCAACACCGTCGACCTCTACGCCTCGAAGCTCAAGAAGGTAATGGCGTCCAGAAATCACACTACGATGGCGTCCGTAATATCGTTCGGGGGAACTCGTTCGAGTTCAGCATATCGTTCGAGGGAACTCGTTCAATATATCGTTTTGAGAACTCGTTCGATATTCGACCTCTATAGATAGCAGCCATTTTACAGCGTATTTAATGTGCGCCATTTCAAATCATGAGAATTTACTAAacgaaaatttctattaatttatacatttttaatctaattaggtagatttttatgtaaaaagtgcaaatattatacacataatGAGTAGAGATACTTATAGTTGAAGAAAAAAAGCCATTGCAATTCATCGATCAGTAACTTTGAATCAGTATAGAATGTCCaagaaattaaacaatttcgttttggtaagaaaattaatatattaatatattaatataataatatattaatctctagtaatttctttattatgtaaggattaaatatgtaagaaaaattaattttctataagaaTGTTTCTCTTATTTGTAAAAtctgtattataatttatcacaATACATGTATGTCGATTATAAACATATACGTAGATATATCGAATGGTAAGCATATGTAGTACATTCAATGTATAAGCAAGTTCGTACTAATTAAACCGCATCGCCGATAATACAGATTCCAAGTTTTATcagattttgttatttaacaaTGTAACAGATTTTTCCTCTTCCAATATGCCACAAAACGGATATCTGATTTTTGTCGTAATCGAGGTTCGTCTCTAATCAATGTGAACTTCCGTCTACATTATGTACAACAGTTTCGGTTTTAGAATAACAATTTCATTGATATAATtcattatgaatatatatatatgtaaactccctGGAGTTCACGTGGGATAAGggactctttttgttttactagtagcacgacgttctttgtttcacggacagagcgaTTCTCTTAtgttttacggacaaccatttttGAGAGGCACGCATTTTCCCAAACGGACCGACAGAGAGTAACATTAGAGGCAGACAAGATTACAgaatagttatttaaaattttgaagactgacggcgaaagatcggtagctcaggacgttgaaaatcgattctcgattttcaggtaaacattgtacaaaacttgttatttctcgtttatgtaatttattgttatttattgttatagacggatatcaattgttgtttatttttgtattttatttaattactttcatgATAAAAACTagattttcagacttcagaatcgatccCTGAATTATCCCAACATTTACGATCTTACAAatcgattttcgttacgtCATGCCGTTAGAAGTGAAGCTACGTATCGTTATGAACGACAACGCGAGAGGAGAGAAAATGGAATGCATAGAATCCATAAGAAAACCAGAAGATGAAgtatttatgtttttaatataactactttttaatatatgaTTTTCTTTAAACTTATAACGCTACAATTAAAACATTGTAGCAAAGTACGAATGCATGAAAGTtgcaaattataaaacaaattgaCTTTTTGCgaattgaaattcttttctgCGGAAGCAAGAAAGACGTTTTAGAATACGAAATGACGACACATTAGACATTTAAATGGCGCGACGCGGGTTATTGAATCGGTACGGAAACACCTGGATCCATAGGTTCAGGTGGCTGTGAGAATCTGTGCCAGTAGAATTCCTTTGTTTTACGGAATTGCTACGACATTAGAGGGCTCTCAAAGGGATTCAATCTAAGTAACGTagcagaagaaaataaaaattaatatatcttacctttttatgtaaaatgaaTTAGTTGTTTCTTCTTAACAAAAGTTCATTCTATAATTAGTTAATATCGGTTTCGTTGCTATCTAAACGTATATTCTGGTTTAGCCGAAAGGAGTTAATAGTCGCTGTAGTATGAAGAGTATGCAAAATATGTTTGGCAATATCAGTATCTTTGTGCAAAATGTAACTCGATTATTTGGAAGGAATGTCGCTTGTTTAACTAATTTGAGAAGTGTACAAATGCTAGGTATCTTCTATCTTCTATCTTCTATCTAGGATAGATAGACGTGGAATTATGCCACAATTAAGCATTAAACGTACTGGGATTTATGCCTGCGTAATAGAGATTCCTCCAGATTCCGCAGCTTCTACTGCACACAGTTGATATAGGCACAGCGACAGATTGGAGAGAAGTGTTACAACATTTGATTAACAAAAGGTACTATGTCgtattacaattaaataacttttttagtatttcttaatttgaatcatttaaattataccatgttttaatataaatagcaCTTAACTAAATCTAACTAAAACTGCAACTGTATGTGCAAGTTTCAAAACGATTCCAATCTCAGAGAACAACTATTTTCGTAGCATATAGCTCAACTTACAATTTCCCGAGAGGGCCATTAACAGCCACTCGAACTAGTTACAGTGATCAAAGTTTAATTGCGCCTTCATTGAGTAGTTATACCTACTAACTAAAGCTCTGACGACATGTACCATTTCATTAACATAAATGTCACACACGATAATTTTCTCGGGAGAAAGGATAGGAAAATAAAGGATAGAATAAAAAACTGCAGTGAAATTTCGACAATTTATTGGTCCTGtacattaaattatacatatcgtCTTAACAATACAGAGTGGGCAAAGCGTATTCGGATAAATAGTTTTCCACAAACAAATGTTCTGTTTTAACAAATGTTAAAAAAGGacagagaaaataatagataataaattaatagttaatCATTAGAaaagtatacaaaatttataaaaatgaatacaaatattaaaataagaaacgaaatgAGAAAACTATTTTTTCGAATACATTTAATTCGATACTGTACAATGAGAACAAACTTGTTTGTAACTAAGAAGATAAACTGTCTATTCTCCATTCATATTCTTTATCTAGCAATTTTTACATAGAATAACCATtctaaataatacaatatttctatatacagTAAAAATCTATTTATCTGACTGAAAAGTTAATGCCCAACTAACTGATCTTTTGCTTGTTGAATTCATTTATTCGGTACTGGGCATAATTAATGAACTCCTATTATACAAACTATTTATCCCTCGACAAGTTCAAATAAATAGAGTTTTATTGTAATTCGAAATAGCATGAAATGATTTACTCTAATAAACTCATAAATGTTACAcctattattttcattctaaAACGGTTGTGCAACCATTTTTTATAATCTGATAAATGTTTTACtcatatatgatataaattgttataaaaattggtgtaaaaattatatttcaattttatacctATGCTAAATCTGTAATATACAATGATGTAACTAACAATACAGTAAATTTCAATCTATTGGGCGTTCCCAATTTTGTCCTCTTATGTTTGATATACATATTAGTCACTTTATATGTAAATGAACACATTTGAACAAAGATGAAATTAACGGTGTAAATATAGGATTTCTGAGTACATAGTACTCAAAGTATTGTGCACAGTGTCACATAAGAAATTTAGTAGTTGTTATATACGTAACGTACGCTTTTCAGTAATAATAGGTTCgctcttttataatttcttttagaaCAAAcagaaaatgcaaaaatatataataacatgTATCAAATTTCTCCAAAATACATGGAGATGATACGTAACGCAGGTgaatatgtaattttcttttatttacttgAATCGTTTTAGCAGTCTTTGGTGATATATGGTATTTGCAGGTGGCGTTAGCAAGTCTTCATCTTCACTGTCATCACATAAGCGCGTTCTTCTACGTTTGAATCCAATACTGACCCCATTGTTACTTTTGTCGACTATGCTATGTACGGAGTTCGCTAGgtcaaataattttgtatcacaTCCGTTATCCGCTACTGGCAATGGAgctatgtaaaaaaaaaaaaaaaaaaaaactctttTACAACAGAAATTCCATACATTGTTGTTATATTTTGATGAgttaattgaaaatgaaaatgactCATATGACAGTATTTAGAACCTTACCATGATCTGGTAACTGAATTCGATTGAAAACATCCATGAGCAAATCAACAGCTACAAATGGTCCTCTGAAGCATGTGGGTGGAGGAAGCATCGTACAAAGTTGTGCCGCAGCTGGTGGTAATGGAAAAGATCCACctacaaaaatttgttattatcatgcattacaaattatataattattatataattatattatataaatttagatATAGTACGTTTTGATAAAGGAATTTACCTGGTACTGGATGCTTTCCAGGTAGTGGATTTACTTTTGGCTTATAAGGTATCATTTGTGATATATCAGGTCTTGGCAATGATGCTATAGCTTTCTGTGGATCTGGTATTCGTGGTAATGCACCAACTGTACTTCTTTCAACGCTGGATACTTCCATATATCCGCTAGACTGTAACTCCGTAGGAGTACATGGATATAGATCCAAGAATTTATATCTATCTGCTAATTGTGCTGTTTCCTTGCCTTTGAATTCTTTgatctacaaaaaaaaaaataaaaaaataaaaaaaaattaagaattgtataaattaccAAAAGGTATCAAATAAAAGTTATGCAGGTCAATAATACCTTTTCTAATACAGCACTACGTCGTTTTTCAACTTTTACAATACTTGCTAGATCTCCAATATTAGATTCAAATTCTAAAAATCGATTCCAAATATcactgaaaataatattacatacaagataaatattaagtaaccttaaatataaaaataattcatacacatttattaatattgtaagcAATTAGATTTATCACTTACACTGATTTTTCAGGTTCTAAACTACCAGATGATAAAACTCTCTCGAATAAAACTCTTGTATTATTGTCCTCTGAAATATTATACGCAATTAGAAttgagatatataaaatatatctaaatttattttttaataatattttaaaaaaaaaatctcacCATTCAAATGTGATAGATAGTCAATATAACGAAGTATATAGTCAGGATTGTCCCCAAACTTCTTTAAACCCAATTCGAATATCCGAAAAGCAATATTTTTGTCCTTCGTGCAATAATATTCCATTAATGCAGCAGCTACGTATACATGATGTTTACATCTTGGATCTTCGCGAGCTCTTTTAAAAACTGTTCTAGCCGATTTTATACCTTCAGCGCGTCTTGCGAATTTCATGTATTGTACATACGCCTACGAAATGACATCCAATTTAGTAATACTCAatcattgaataaaatatttagtagTAACAAACAATAGATACTAACTAGTGTTGGGTCAATGTCAGGTATATCAAGGAACTTTTGATATATTTGATgaactttttcatattttactcttttttcttcaaaattcgCATGCGCAAAgtataataacatatttttgGACAACAATGTACTTGTTGCTCTTTCAAACATTGTTGCTGTTTCATCGCTTAAATTTTTTGCAGCATTTACATCTCCTTTCtctgttaatatttttgagCTAAGGTCTAAAAATTGTGCAGCTTGATGCCACACTGCAGGATGATGACCCAAACATAATAAACACTGTTCTATAGCAAATATTACTCTGCGAGTAACTAAAGAAGTATCTTCAGTTCTTAAAGGGTTACTACGTTCCCATGCAATATATTTCTTCCACAATTCAacctaatacaataatatcattttgttatgtttaaacatttatactataatatctacaatttacaataattaatatttccataGTAGTTCAATAATTACCTGTTTAACTTCTTCTGGATGACCAGTTGGAGGTATACTAGGAGCACTTCGATTCAATCCTCCTGTTACAGCTTCTAATTCTTTGGCAACTCGTCTTGCGTTCATATAATCTCTAGAATGTTCAATAGCCATTTTCTTTGCAATTAGtggattaatattttgttcaaaAGCCATATAATCTTTCCATAATTGTTCCATATTTATCATAGGATTAACTACACCTCGTTGATACACCTACAATTAACAATACCAATGTATGAagcaaatgaataaaatatattaacatataatcCAATAAGAACACATAGTGCATTACCTTCCTCACTGCACTAATTTTCTGGTTCTCAGCATATGAACCAACAGCTTCCACACTTTTAAGGAATGTAACATAATCATTCCATATACTATAGGAATGGATATCCATACCAATTTTATCCAGTGCAAAATCATATGCTTGTGCCATTTTTTCCctatgaataaattatttaataaatcttgctgcaattattttattaaaaacatacttaaagatataaatacgtACTTGTATGTTGCAAGACTGGCTTTTGTTTCCTTCACGTAAGAAAGGTAAAGTTTCCacaattcaatatttaagATTTTCTTGAGGCATCTTTGGAAAAGCTGTCGCAGAAAAGAAGtgctttaaaagaaatataagaaaatagcGTGACATCTATTAAAGCTCATTTAAGTGTGGTTACACAGAACATTACATATCTACGACCTTATTTATCCTTATAGGCaagttttttttaaacattattgATAAAACCAATAAGAATTGCATCAAAATATCAGGAAGTAagaattcaataatttattaagcAAGTCTTTAATACAATCATTATTACAACATTGTTTGTATGTAATGGGAGAAATAATAACGCACCGGTGTATCAATTAAAATTGGTTTATTGAATAAACATGTTTTCATTGGGAAATAATTAGGAAAAAATTTTCCAGATATGAGATTATAAAGATAACACAAAATAAACCCCATTgaataaaaagtttatttattttttataagtggggttaataataataataattgaccTATGTGGGATCTAGAAATGAATGATCCCAAAACatcataaaaaaatttagACAATTTGAAGCAACATAGGGTGACAAAACATAGCACAATTAGCATAGGAATTATTTGTCTCTACTGTATATTATAACCGTAcaatgaattaatatttccatGTATTCATCACCTTATGCTACCTCTATAGAAATTTCACAATATTTGAAGTCTCAAATACTGTGCTGGGGGAAGGAAAATGATGTAATTCCCAAAGCATacttatgaaataatatctaGAAATATTGTCTCAAAGCTACACGTAATAATACTGAGACAAATATGTGTGTCATCGATACTTTCCTTATTTGCAAAGAGGTAGGTATACTTTACACAAATGTAATTCAATCGAATTAAGTGCTCAATAtttgttcatatttttatttcatactgTTCTTAATAAGATTTCTACACTTCATGTAATAtgactattattttattttaagtaaCATAATTCAAGCACGCTAAAAAATGTATCGCAGGAAGGAATACAAAGCTGTTACATTCAGAAAGTTGCCTTCGTAAGTTGATTTATACTAGGAatgtgtatttattattattaagctTCTTATATCAAATACATCCAATGTATACATTGTTCAACAAAGAAAACAACCTCCCAAATATACCAACAGATCAATTGAAATCAATGAGATATTTGTGTATggtaaaatatcgtttttatTGATCTCATATAATATGAAAAGTGCTTAGAATCACATTGTATGATAATATGTGATCACAATGGGTTAATAATATCCTAACCATTACTAAACGTAACCTTATTAcactaaaaaattaaaatagaactctttaaatatcaatgtttaattagaaattatattatttcatacaaTGGTTATTGAACCCATAACCATTCTTGATTAATAAACAAACATGCATATCATGaatctgtattaaaataaaaggtcaaccaatacttttattttaaagtcaATAACGGAAACTATGTATCATCCCGAACAAACAAATTGAACATTATATATAACTAGAAG of Bombus fervidus isolate BK054 chromosome 16, iyBomFerv1, whole genome shotgun sequence contains these proteins:
- the LOC139995562 gene encoding protein suppressor of forked-like, which translates into the protein MTDDKTVFDWGNKKLQRAQKTVDESSYDLEAWSILIKEAQNRPITEVRPVFEKLVSVFPSAGRYWKIYIEQEMKMRNFEKVEKLFQRCLKKILNIELWKLYLSYVKETKASLATYKEKMAQAYDFALDKIGMDIHSYSIWNDYVTFLKSVEAVGSYAENQKISAVRKVYQRGVVNPMINMEQLWKDYMAFEQNINPLIAKKMAIEHSRDYMNARRVAKELEAVTGGLNRSAPSIPPTGHPEEVKQVELWKKYIAWERSNPLRTEDTSLVTRRVIFAIEQCLLCLGHHPAVWHQAAQFLDLSSKILTEKGDVNAAKNLSDETATMFERATSTLLSKNMLLYFAHANFEEKRVKYEKVHQIYQKFLDIPDIDPTLAYVQYMKFARRAEGIKSARTVFKRAREDPRCKHHVYVAAALMEYYCTKDKNIAFRIFELGLKKFGDNPDYILRYIDYLSHLNEDNNTRVLFERVLSSGSLEPEKSVDIWNRFLEFESNIGDLASIVKVEKRRSAVLEKIKEFKGKETAQLADRYKFLDLYPCTPTELQSSGYMEVSSVERSTVGALPRIPDPQKAIASLPRPDISQMIPYKPKVNPLPGKHPVPGGSFPLPPAAAQLCTMLPPPTCFRGPFVAVDLLMDVFNRIQLPDHAPLPVADNGCDTKLFDLANSVHSIVDKSNNGVSIGFKRRRTRLCDDSEDEDLLTPPANTIYHQRLLKRFK